The following coding sequences lie in one Vibrio spartinae genomic window:
- a CDS encoding Yip1 family protein, whose product MSNHVWGLLHHPEREWREINAEQETISHLYLHHVLWMAAIPVVASLIGTTQVGWTFGGEETYKVSLMNGLALGVAFYALILLAVGLVGSLIYWLARKLPNRPSQRDCIIFAGYIATPMFLTGIFAIYPVFWLCLLALVGGVIYTAYLLYKGTPNFLGISHKRGFILSGTTLGVGVLILEALLAVVVLLWSMGSEHSVVWQFF is encoded by the coding sequence ATGAGTAACCATGTATGGGGATTATTACACCATCCAGAACGCGAATGGCGTGAGATTAATGCAGAACAGGAAACGATCAGTCACCTCTATTTACATCATGTATTATGGATGGCAGCGATCCCGGTCGTCGCTTCATTGATCGGTACAACGCAAGTTGGGTGGACATTTGGTGGCGAAGAAACCTACAAAGTGTCTCTGATGAATGGACTTGCTCTCGGTGTGGCATTTTATGCTTTAATTTTGCTCGCTGTCGGTCTTGTCGGTAGCCTGATCTACTGGCTCGCCCGCAAGCTCCCCAATCGACCCTCACAGCGTGACTGTATTATCTTTGCCGGATACATCGCTACACCGATGTTCTTGACCGGTATTTTTGCAATTTATCCGGTGTTTTGGCTTTGTCTGCTCGCCTTAGTAGGCGGGGTTATCTATACCGCTTATCTGCTGTATAAGGGCACACCCAACTTTCTGGGGATCAGCCATAAACGGGGGTTCATTCTCTCGGGAACCACACTCGGAGTCGGTGTATTGATTCTGGAAGCATTATTGGCAGTGGTGGTACTCCTTTGGAGTATGGGATCTGAGCATAGTGTCGTTTGGCAGTTTTTTTAG
- a CDS encoding pyridoxal-dependent decarboxylase, giving the protein MQQKLAIGESCLSEADKEAILSDYFMALDQQKASFLGYQTNQQVEFPSRLLPFLTLNLLNLGDGFEDGSYRINAKQFERAVLDYYAQLCGFAGSYTQRRYWGYLTAMGSTEGNLYALWNARDFLRGHPVEGSVEGYAEAATTDYPPVLICSGATHYSIYKASQMVGVSLFHDIGPGLGACPINQGNWYQPLAVDENDAVIIEDLYALVEFFTAAQYPVIVVLNHGTTFSGGSDAIYTILTRLKPLLGNNTPQQRRYWIHVDGALAVNFSPYLHVGSTPFAITDEPDEFRHPDVMSLCTSPYKWLGMPWACGIYLMQERYKVGSSARPVYIGSRDSTVSGSRQGIFSVYLWDLLVTLGKAGLQQLADANEHLANDTQHRLEQLFQQLDPSGKQLRVMPRPHHSNIVRFTAPNPAVIDTFSLAQNDVVSDGQLQRMCHVVILSHVTPAAIERLLDALAHPNAFSRPSRPKNPLTDLRSMRHLYGALSDDAASQAERFI; this is encoded by the coding sequence ATGCAGCAGAAATTGGCAATTGGGGAAAGCTGTTTGAGTGAGGCGGATAAAGAGGCGATCCTGTCAGATTATTTTATGGCATTGGATCAGCAAAAGGCCTCTTTTTTGGGGTATCAGACCAACCAACAGGTTGAATTCCCCTCAAGGCTGTTGCCTTTTCTTACTTTGAATTTGCTTAATCTCGGTGACGGATTCGAAGACGGCAGCTACCGGATCAATGCAAAACAATTTGAACGGGCAGTGCTGGATTATTATGCGCAGTTATGTGGCTTTGCCGGCTCGTATACACAGCGTCGGTATTGGGGATATCTGACCGCAATGGGGTCAACTGAAGGGAATCTTTATGCACTCTGGAATGCGCGGGATTTCTTACGGGGACATCCGGTTGAAGGCTCGGTTGAAGGTTACGCCGAGGCCGCCACGACAGATTATCCGCCCGTGTTGATCTGCTCGGGGGCGACCCACTATTCGATTTATAAAGCCAGTCAAATGGTTGGTGTCAGCTTATTCCACGATATCGGGCCGGGTTTAGGCGCGTGCCCGATTAATCAGGGCAACTGGTACCAGCCACTGGCTGTTGATGAAAACGATGCGGTGATCATTGAAGATCTATATGCATTGGTCGAATTTTTCACCGCTGCGCAGTATCCGGTGATTGTGGTGCTGAATCATGGCACAACGTTCAGCGGTGGCAGCGATGCGATTTATACGATTCTGACGCGCCTGAAGCCACTACTGGGGAACAACACCCCACAACAACGGCGTTACTGGATCCATGTTGACGGGGCACTGGCAGTCAATTTCTCACCTTATTTACATGTCGGATCCACACCATTTGCCATCACGGATGAACCCGATGAATTTCGTCATCCGGATGTGATGTCTTTATGTACCAGTCCTTATAAGTGGCTGGGCATGCCGTGGGCTTGCGGTATTTATCTCATGCAAGAACGCTATAAAGTCGGGTCATCTGCCCGGCCGGTTTATATCGGCAGCCGGGATTCAACGGTGTCCGGCTCCCGGCAAGGGATATTCTCCGTCTATCTATGGGATCTCCTCGTCACACTTGGCAAGGCGGGTTTGCAACAGTTGGCCGATGCCAATGAACATCTGGCCAATGATACCCAGCACCGCCTTGAGCAGTTGTTTCAGCAGTTAGACCCAAGCGGCAAACAGTTACGTGTGATGCCGCGGCCGCATCACAGTAATATTGTCCGCTTTACTGCGCCGAATCCTGCGGTGATCGATACATTCTCTCTGGCGCAGAATGATGTGGTGAGCGATGGGCAATTACAGCGGATGTGTCACGTGGTCATCTTAAGCCATGTGACCCCAGCCGCGATTGAGCGACTACTGGATGCCCTCGCACATCCCAACGCATTTTCACGACCATCCCGACCCAAAAATCCACTGACCGATCTGCGGTCAATGCGCCATCTCTACGGGGCATTATCTGATGATGCCGCATCGCAAGCGGAGCGTTTTATATGA